The Mycobacterium seoulense genomic interval CGTGACACGCGCCTGCCTCGACGAAAAGATCGAGGGGGGCGGCATCGACTTCGTCGACGACTTGGCCAACATCGTTCCGGCCGTCCTGACTTTGGCGATGATGGGCATCCCGCTGAAGAAGTGGAACATGTACAGCGAGCCGGTCCATGCCGCGGTGTACACGCCCGAACACTCCCCCGACATCGAGCGCGTCACCGAAATGCACAAGCAGATGGGCCTCGACATGGTGAACAACATGCTCGAGATCCGCGAGAATCCGCGGCCGGGAATCGTGAATGCCCTGCTGCAGATGCGCATCGACGGGGAGCCGGCGCCGGACTTGGAAATCCTGGGCAACCTCGGCCTGGTGATCGGCGGCGGGTTCGACACCACGACCGCCCTGACCGCCCATTCGTTGGAGTGGCTCTCCGAGCATCCCGAACAACGGGACCTGCTCAGCAGGGAACGCAAAACGCTGCTCGACGCCGCGACCGAGGAGTTCTTGCGTTACTTCACACCGGCCCCTGGCGACGGTCGGACGTTCTCCGACGACGTCGAGCTCGACGGCACCCGGTTCAAAGAGGGCGAGCGGCTGTGGATCTCGTGGGCGATGGCCAACCGCGACCCCGCGGTGTTCCACGACCCTGACGAGATCGTCCTCGATCGTAAAGGCAACCGGCACTTCAGCTTCGGGCTCGGTGTGCACCGGTGCGCCGGGTCGAACGTGGCTCGCACCGTGTTCAAGTCCATGCTCACCGCGGTGCTCGACCGGATGCCGGACTATCGCTGCGACCCCGAGGGCACCATCCACTATGAGACCATCGGCGTCATCCAGGGCATGCGCAAGCTGCCGGCCACCTTCACCCCCGGCCGCAGGATCGGGGCAGGCCTGGACGAGACGCTGGAGAAGCTGCAGCGCATCGTTGACGAGCAGGAACTCGCCAGGCCGATCACCGAACGCAAGGAAGCCGCCGTCATCGACTGACATCCGGCGTCGCCAGGTGCGAGGAGGCTGTCGTTGACTGGGCCAATTTTTCCGAGTATGCCTGTTCAGCGCGGCCGCGCTCTATATTCAGGCCAGGCGCGTGCGCAGAGACGGGAGACTCATCGGTGAAGACTTTCGCAATAGGCCTTGCGCTTGCCACGGCCGCGCTGACTGCCACGCCGACCGCCCACGCGGACGTCCAGGTCGGCAACTACAGGGTGGACACCAACCGGGACCCGGGCCACAGCTGGATTTGGGCGATCCGGCCGTGCAGATATGATCAAGGGCCGGAATGCCTGACCGTCCAAGCGATTGCGCAACCCAACGGGCAGGCGGCGCCCTGGAAGGCGGACGCTCACCTGACCAACGGCCGCTACATCATGGCCGTTGACGTGCCCGACGGTGTGCGCTGCGTGGTCCAGTTCTTTCCCTCGCATGACGTTTACTCCTGGGATCCGGTCACGCTGGCGGGTCAGGTGGACTCGACGTTCGACACGGGTTGCGGTGGCGGACCCGGGGGTACCGCCAGTTACCCGTTCTCGCTCGTGCGATGGTAGCCGCGACCGGGAGTCAGTCGATCATGAAAGTGACGGACAGTAAGCGCGATGGCTGAGGCGAAGGAACCGCAAGATTCGGCCACCTCCAAAGCCGACGTGCAGGCGTTGCTCGAGGAGGCCGAGGCGGAAGCGGCCGAGGCCGAAGCCCTGGCGGCCGCGGCGCGTGCGCGCGCCCGTGCCGCCCGGCTCCGTCGTGAAGCGCAGGCCCAAACGGAGAAGGACGCCGAGGTCAAGACCGCCGAGGCGGCCCCGGATGCCGACGAGGACGCGACCGGCACCGCCGAAGCTGAAACCAAAGACGACGTCACCGACACCGTCGAGGCAACCGACGAGGAAGCGGAGACCGAGGAAGAAGTCCCCGAGGAGTCCACCGAGAACGCAGAGCCGGAATCCACGCCCGCCCGCTCCCGGCGACGCCTGCGGTTGCCGCCGTTGTCCGTGACATGGAAAGCGGCCGCCATCATCCTCATCTGTGCCTTCGCCGCGGCCAGCGGATACATGATCTGGGAACGCCACGAAACCACCGACCGCAACCAGCGCACCGCGAACTTCATCGCGGGCGCCAGACAGGGTGTCGTCAACATGTTTTCGATGGACTTCAACCGGGCCAAGGAGGACGTCCAGAGGGTGATCGACAGCTCGACCGGCCAGTTCAGGGACGACTTCCAGCAGCGCGCAAAAGATTTCACGACCGTTGTCGAGCAGTCCAAAGTGGTCACCCAGGGCACCGTGAACGCGGCGGCCGTCCAATCCATCGACGGGAATTCCGCGTTGGTACTCGTCGCGGCGTCATCGCGGATCAGCAACGCCGCGGGCGCCAAAGACGAACCGCGCAATTGGCGGCTCAAGGTGACCGTCACAGACGACGGCGGGCAATACAAGATGTCCAAGCTGGAGTTCGTTCCATGAGCGAGGACGACCGCGGCATCGACGTCGCCGACGACTCTCCCGAACAGACCGAACGCACTGGACCCCGCCCGGCTCGCGCGGGGCGCAAGGTGAAAGTCGTTCCCGTCGCCCTGATTTTGCTCCTGCTGATCTCCGGTGGCGCGGCGACGTGGCTGTACTTCACGCAGTACCGGCCAGACAAGCAAACCGACGCCGGCGTCGCGAACTCGGTGATCACTGCGGCGTCCGACGGAACCGTCGCGTTGCTGTCCTACTCGCCGGATTCACTCGACAAAGACTTCGCAGCCGCAAAGTCGCACTTGTCGGGAGATTTCCTGTCGTACTACAACCAGTTCACCGAGCAGATCGTCGCACCCGCGGCCAAACAGAAGTCACTGAAAACCAGCGCTCGGGTGTTGGGGGCCGCGGTTTCGGAACTCCACCCGAATTCGGCCGTCGTGCTGGTGCTGGTCGACCAGAGCACCACGAGCAAGGACAACCCGGAACCCGCGATGGCTTCCAGCAGCGTGCTGGTGAGTTTGACCCGCGTCAACGGCGCTTGGCTGATCTCCAAATTCGACCCGGTATAGCGACTCGGTTCACCCGCCGGGCGTGAAGCCGGCCGGCACTCGACAGGGAGCTAACCCCGCGGCAAGCCGAGCACGCGTTGGGCGATGATGTTGCGCTGGATCTCGGAGGTGCCCCCGGCGATCGTCCCCGAAAAGCTGCGGGCATAACGCTCGAACCAACTCGCGAAATAATGGTCGAGGTTCATGTGCGCATAGGGGCCGGTCAGGCCCGGCTGAATGAGCCCGTCGGCTCCCGCCGATGTCAGCGCGATCTCCATCGCACGCAGCTCGGCCTCGGACCCGAGCAGTTTGAGCACCGAGATCGCCGCCACGTCGTCTTCGCCGCGCGCCGCGCGGGCCAAGGCCACCGAGCCCAGCAGGCGCAGCGCCTGCTTGTCCATGATGGTGGTCGCGTACTGGTCGCGCTCGACCTCGGTGCCGGGATGGAAGTCGTCGATCATGTTGTCGAGTCGATCGGCGAAGCCCAGCCACATCATCGTGCGTTCGTGCCCCAGCGACCCGTTGGCGACCCGCCATCCCTGGTCGAGCTCGCCGACCAGATTCTCCGCCGGCACCCGGGCGTCGGTGAAGAACACCTCGTTGAAGTCCAGGTCGTCGGCGCCGCAGATCGACGGAAACGGCCGGCGCACGACTCCCGGGGTGTCGGTGGGGATGATCAGCACGCTGATTCCCTTGTGCTTGGGCGCATCCGGATTGGTGCGCACAAAAGTCAGCAAGACGTCGGCGTCGTGGGCGCCCGACGTCCACACCTTCTGCCCGTTGACCACGAAGTGATCCCCGTCGAGCACGGCGCGGGTGCGTAACGACGCCAGGTCCGAACCCGCGC includes:
- a CDS encoding acyl-CoA dehydrogenase family protein, coding for MQLTFDSDVEAFRAEFAAFLDENLPDASETLERPRSVSHMPQWARDWQRLLFDNGWLLPSQPPEFGGRNASVIQQFVYLEELSRRRIYHSFNPQGVNIVAASLLSFGSEEQKWRWAVPILRAEITASLGMSEPSAGSDLASLRTRAVLDGDHFVVNGQKVWTSGAHDADVLLTFVRTNPDAPKHKGISVLIIPTDTPGVVRRPFPSICGADDLDFNEVFFTDARVPAENLVGELDQGWRVANGSLGHERTMMWLGFADRLDNMIDDFHPGTEVERDQYATTIMDKQALRLLGSVALARAARGEDDVAAISVLKLLGSEAELRAMEIALTSAGADGLIQPGLTGPYAHMNLDHYFASWFERYARSFSGTIAGGTSEIQRNIIAQRVLGLPRG
- a CDS encoding cytochrome P450, whose amino-acid sequence is MSVDDVVSDSDRKKNQYHFDRHSAEYRSQFTAITKEMHAKCPMAWSDTYGGHWVAAGSHEVFELARCPAVSNDHDLHGERRGYKGISIPTASRVSAVRGGILEMDDPEHRIYRTVLNPYLSPAAVKRWEPFIDDVTRACLDEKIEGGGIDFVDDLANIVPAVLTLAMMGIPLKKWNMYSEPVHAAVYTPEHSPDIERVTEMHKQMGLDMVNNMLEIRENPRPGIVNALLQMRIDGEPAPDLEILGNLGLVIGGGFDTTTALTAHSLEWLSEHPEQRDLLSRERKTLLDAATEEFLRYFTPAPGDGRTFSDDVELDGTRFKEGERLWISWAMANRDPAVFHDPDEIVLDRKGNRHFSFGLGVHRCAGSNVARTVFKSMLTAVLDRMPDYRCDPEGTIHYETIGVIQGMRKLPATFTPGRRIGAGLDETLEKLQRIVDEQELARPITERKEAAVID